One Alnus glutinosa chromosome 3, dhAlnGlut1.1, whole genome shotgun sequence genomic region harbors:
- the LOC133863279 gene encoding transcription factor MYB61-like, producing MGHHSCCNKQKVKRGLWSPEEDEKLINYITTNGHGSWSSVPRLAGLQRCGKSCRLRWVNYLRPDLKRGSFSPQEEALVIELHSILGNRWSRIAKHLPGRTDNEVKNFWNTSIKKKLIMSSHDAVPVLSTFPSGLEEGNANPSLIQNSQEDQQHLPPPITMLQGFYQTNCIPTLVHHPLLIPPPPSDSSSYDQTWSLGYDQPHQLEYPSQQVQIFSQGATPHDINPLMVPKMAELYEIMITGNASSPSPEFFGSFPHHSQISGIQTDHSGNIISSSLTVSSLPPL from the exons ATGGGACATCACTCATGCTGCAACAAGCAAAAGGTGAAGAGGGGCCTGTGGTCACCAGAGGAGGATGAGAAACTCATCAACTACATTACAACCAACGGCCATGGTAGTTGGAGCTCAGTTCCTAGACTTGCCG GCCTACAAAGATGTGGGAAGAGCTGCAGACTAAGATGGGTAAATTATCTCAGGCCAGACTTGAAACGTGGGAGCTTCTCCCCCCAAGAAGAAGCACTCGTCATTGAGCTCCATAGCATTCTTGGTAACag ATGGTCTCGGATAGCCAAGCACCTACCTGGAAGAACAGATAATGAGGTGAAGAACTTTTGGAACACAAGCATAAAGAAGAAGCTGATCATGTCGTCCCACGATGCTGTTCCTGTTTTATCAACCTTTCCTAGTGGTTTAGAGGAAGGAAATGCAAACCCTAGTTTGATCCAAAACTCTCAAGAAGACCAACAACACCTTCCCCCTCCAATCACAATGCTGCAAGGTTTCTATCAGACCAATTGTATTCCCACTTTGGTTCATCATCCGCTGTTAatcccaccaccaccatcagATTCATCTTCTTATGATCAAACTTGGTCACTGGGCTATGATCAACCCCATCAACTTGAATATCCCAGTCAACAAGTTCAGATTTTCAGCCAGGGAGCAACTCCACATGATATTAATCCACTAATGGTGCCAAAAATGGCGGAACTCTATGAGATCATGATCACTGGAAATGCTAGCAGTCCTTCGCCAGAATTTTTTGGGTCTTTTCCTCATCATTCACAAATTTCAGGCATTCAAACGGATCACAGTGGCAACATCATATCATCATCATTGACAGTATCATCACTGCCACCGCTGTGA